The nucleotide sequence GGACACCATGGATAAAGTGCGTGTTTATTTTCTGCTCTTTGTCTACTTGTGTCTTTTTGACTCAAAAGTGATCATGACCTCACAGAAAAACTTGTGGACCTTTTGACTGGATTCATTATATATATACACGAAAATTATATGTATATAATCATTATCTAAAAGATAGCACAACTTAATTTATTATACAGCCGAAAGAAAAGAGAAATGTCCTTAAATTTGATAgttcattaaataaaaaaattaatttaaataataattttaaagaattaatttattttaaatttgagttagGATAATTACCATATCAAATCAATTTAAACACTCAAAGCTCAACTCAGCTGGATCTATTTACCGTAGTTCTGGTTGGTGTTTCGAATCATCTACGCATCAGAATATTTATATATTTCTGAAACTGAGTGGGCGGATGATGCACGTAAATCCAACACCAGCTACACCCTCCTCATAAACAAAGTAAAAGATGATCCCCCACACATCACATCAGATTCCACAAGCACGCTGTCCATGGCACAGTGGGGAGGACCTCCTTGAATTCCAAGCCAGTGTTACTCCCAACATTCCAAGATTCCACCATCAAATCGACAATGATAGAGGAGCCTTCTTAAGTAGCTTCAATTGTTTATTCTTCATTTAGCTTCCCTTCTGTCTTGGCGCTGCATGCCTTGTCATTTCCTTGGCCTTCTCGCCATTACTTTTACATGAAGCAACACAACACGTACATATATTGTTTAAGACATTTACCAATGTTGTTTCAGTGCTCAGGTGCCAacgttgtttgtttttgttttgtttttgtaaaCAAAGTGGTTAATATTCTTTCCAACAGAGTTAACATATATAAACCTATGTAAAATACTAAATTATAGAATGATATCCTTCTATGACTTCCACAATCATGTTTAATACGTGTTTCACAATCTAAGCCTTGTTTACGTTTCTTAAACTCATTATTGTAATGAACACGTACATAAGTTCTTCAAATTCATTTGTTATAAAAATAATTGGGTTTTCTCATTAATCATCCACTATGAGACATTGGTTAATGAATCATACTTGATATAATTTTGTGACTTGTAAGTTCATGAATCAAATTTCTGCTTTCTGCAATTCTACTATACCTCGAATTCgagtttgatttttcttttcacaTAAACTGTTTCTCTTATCCAGTTCTGCATCACTTCCCACTACGTACGTGATCGAGCACGTTGAAGCAAGACGAGTTTCTTCCTCGTTAAGCATACAACAGTACTCTACAATATGATATCAATATCAGTATATATATGTTCATGTACATCAGACGTCAGAATTAAGAAGACATGTAGTACTCATTAATATAATTAACACAAAACGAATGTTCTAGCCTTACTCTATATACTACTTTCCTTTAAACAAATATCCAATCTCCTGTCTCACCGAGTAGGAAGGAGATCAGGAGGTCCAACTCATCGTTAATCAATAAAGCAAAAGTTGCAAAGTTCATGCTTCCCTAGCAGAAGAATACTACATTAATTCAGACACATTGTGTGCATCCCACTCCACTGCATGCCATGCTGATAAACTTGTCTTGATGTaactctctctctcacacacacacatacacacaGAGAGATGCACTAGTGCAATGCACACCTGCTTGCTTTGGAATCAGTTTGCAGTACTTCTCGTACATTAACATTGCCTGACCTTTTTTTGCTTTTTCTTGGCTCCATCTCCTCTCAGATTTCCAGTTTCCAATTCTACTACGTTTGTATGTGCCAGCCACACCCACCCCTCACTGATCACATCTGACAATTAAAACCGAGCTGCaacttctctctcttttttccttttccttttatttgttcATTATCACGGCCTCGGGCGACCTTTATTCTCTCTTGAGGGAGAGCTGAGAGGAGAACGGCCTTGGTGTTTGGGAAAGGCAAGAGGACCCAGATTCCCTGGACCCCTCTCGAACAAATCGCTAGCTACTGCCTCATGAAGCATTCTCCTTCTTGGCCATTTCATCAAACACCTTTCTTTCTTCCTAGCATACATGCGTGCAATTCTTCTGCAACCCCATGGAGCCTAGGAGTTGGAATTAGGGTTTTGATTTTTGTGAGATATGACGAGTAAGACCGGATCGGAGTGATGATATAGAGAGAGAAAGAAGAGTGGCGGTTGCGTGCTCTCTCTTATTGGAGGAAGAGCCCTGAAATTATCTAACCAACAAGACACTGAGCAAATAAAGAGGTTGTCTTTCTGTCTCTTATATCATCTACATGTGTAGTGTAGTGTAGTATGCATGCATAGATTATTCACTCATGCTTGATACCAATTGATAATATATAGAAGTTGAGCTTTAATCTTGTGCTGATAATATTTCTACAAATCTTTGCGTGCATACTCAAGCTTACAGTTGTCCTCTCCATATTATCATTAAGGGACACAATTTGCTACACTATTAGTGAAATCACCACTAATATaagttcttaattaattttcacgAAGAAGAACATGTGCATGCGTGCATGGAATGGTGGTCAAAATTTGGATCATGAGAGCTTTAATCTGCAAGGAATAATCATACAGAAAAAAAGAGGGTCAAAAAAGGTTTCATTTGGCAATATATTGTTTCATTAAAGCAAGATTTGTATAAATATATAACAAGGTTGAAGAAGGAAGCTTTTCCAAGGAAATTTTCTCGAAAGTAGAGATCATTTTTTTGTTGAAGTAGCACAAAACAAGATGGGAATTCTAGAAAGAGTCCGAATTAGCTTGCCTTAAATTCAGCATATATATAGAAGTTTCtaagtttaaagaaaaattatgatTCCACATGAGAATATAAAAATTAATGAACGTacataatttgaaaaaaaaaattgatccaaTCTTTACTTATGAGATGGCCGTTTAATTTGTATCCAACAAAACTTCAcatagtaatttctttaaatttaaaatgcTGATGAAGGATTGAAATACctacttacttacttaattaattaattaaaaagttcaTGTCCTTGAATTTTGAACGTATCGATGTTGATGAATATTACACAATGAAATATAACGCattgaaagaaaagaaattaacaCCAAACTGTAATTAAGATGCATGGTAGCAATCTAATAAATATTAACCAAACTGTAATTAAGTTAcacagaaagaaaagaaattaacaGTACCAATTCACGATCTAAATCAAGAACCTACATCTAGGaacaagttaattaaaatttccagTTGTTCACTTTTCTGGCAGTAACCGATCGATTCCAAAAACCCTAAGCTTCCATGTTAAAACTGGTATAAAAGGCCACCAAAGGATCAGATCGGATCGGAGCCATGCACACAATTACATTTGTATTTATATATCTATAtagatatattaattaattacccTGATGACGAGTTGAATCCCGGGATATCCCAGCCACCGGCGGCGCCGCCACTGCCTCCGACATCGCCGCCGCCGTTCCAGAATTGGTCGTCGCGCGAAACTCCGAGATAGTTTCTCGGAAAGTTATGCGGGTGTTGGCTGTCTTCCATTTTTACAGAAGCAAGCTGAGAGATGAGCTCGGAATTGGAGTGCTTCGACATTGTAGCTTGCCCAGGGAATAATCCGCCGGAGAATCCACTCCCTTCCCCGCCGTAAGGGTATTGCCCGGAAATCGACTGAAGtggcagcggcggcggcggcggaggtagGTGGTGGTCTAGTATATTCCCACCTCCGAATAAAGGAAACTGTTGCATTTGCTGAAGCCTTAAGCTCTCGAGCCCCACGACTCCGGCGCCAATGCCGCCAGCGAGGTGGTAGTCGGCGGCGTCGACGGGGGGTTGCATGCCGGAGAAGCTCGTCGTCCCGAAGTTGAAGTCCGGCGGCAGCGGATGCAACGAGGACTCCATGAAGGGTAACTGCGAGTGGAAGACGAAATGGGGCGGCGTGATTGCAccggaggaggaggcggcggcggcggaggaggtCTTGGAGGAGCTGGCCGCGGAGGGCTTGCTGCGCTTGTTGCGGCGGCACCCTCCTCCGACGGGGACGCTGCGGAGCGCGCCGCCGCGGGTCCAGTAGCGGCGGCAGGTCTTGCAGAAGTGGCGCGGCTGGGAGAGCGAGTAGTTGTTGAAGTAGCAGAACTTGGTGTTGGTGGAGTCGCAGCGCGGGCACTTGAGCCCCGGCTCCGGCTGCGGGATCTTGGCGAGCCGCGCCTGGTCCGCCATAGACCCCGGCCGGATCGACCCGGCCGCCATCCCCGTCTCCGTCCGCTGCGCCGCCGCCATTCCCGCAGGCGGAAGCTGAGAAACCACACCGCTGCTTCCTTGCCGACGAGCTTGCTGCTGCAATTAATAGCCAATCAGCACATACATAATTAAGGCACGCACTAAAAGAAAGTCgtaagaatttttagaattaattatttttcttcttaTGGCTTTAATTTTAGGAGTGAAGAAAACGGGAACAGAGAGGGAGGAGGGAAGCTCCTAATTCCACTCACCTGGTTCCAGTTCGGTGGATCAAGATAGAGAGGAACGGATGGAAAAACCATGTTTGCTATTTGGATTTCTCGATCTTCTTCTTTACtaattccttccttccttcctcccTTTAATTTTGTTCCTTTAAGACTTTCCTTTTTGACGCAATTTTGATGATGAGGCCACAAGTCGCTGTGCTGAATCACAGCCACAAGCAGATGccggaggagaagaaaaagaaggaatGAGGAACAAGAAATCAATAAGAAAGGGAAAAGGAAGAGGCGATGGGTCTCTCCTGTACTCCTTTTTATAACACGGAATTAAGCTAGCGCAGTGTGCGTTTAGTAGAGTAGAGGGAGAGACGGAGAGAGAGTGTGAGAGAGGGATCCTTAGCCAATAAGATTAAAGAGGAATGGCAAATGCAGGGGATGGGCGGAAAGCTGAAGTGATGGCTGACAAGAGAGGATGATTCGAGAGTGCCATTGGCGTCAGGATTATCTGTGTGGAAAGAGCAGCGAGACTGTGAAAGGACGTTGATTCTTCTTCGACCGGATCGATATATATACACACAATATACACTTTAATTCCACCGTGAACATCTTGAATTAGAATACCTTTGGAACTTTTAACAGGTACGTATCAGAGTGATGTTGAAACTGAAAAGAGCTAGAATATTTATCCTCATCTTTCATGTTTGTGAAAACAAAATGCAATTTATATTTAGTAGAAAGATTTAATTCTGATTAAATTAAGGTGAAGATCTTATCTATTATTAAATTAAGTAGAAATGACTTGAAATCTAAGATATGCACCTAACTTTGTTCATTCGCATTAGAATAAAGCATTTGAAGAGGTAAAATGAATAATTaaagtcaaattttaaaataaaaaaatttgtttttacaatattaaaaaaatttttttttgaaaagaatcaaaacctaatttagaaattaattccaaaagttatttgaaaattttaaattttctatatttttaagGAAGCATGTCGAGAATTTTTTTCAGGAAAATGGATAAAGCACATTAACCGAACTTGGGccgatttaattaaaaaaaaaaagaaaaatataatgagATTATTAATTTCGAAACATTATTTTTTCTTGAGCTTGGTCGTTGGCCACGTAGGCAGTCTTACCCTGTGCTGTGTGGGACCGCGTAGGCACAGATCGAGCTCGACGTCTGAGCTGGCTGTGTGCAGGGCGTGCCACTTGGCACGGCCTGAAACCCCCGCTCGGCTCCCGCATTAAGTTGGCCCCGGCCGGTTTGACGCGATGCGGATAAACCGGAGATGACCGCGGCCGAGAAGTAATCGGTA is from Zingiber officinale cultivar Zhangliang chromosome 7B, Zo_v1.1, whole genome shotgun sequence and encodes:
- the LOC122003469 gene encoding dof zinc finger protein DOF5.1-like isoform X2 gives rise to the protein MVFPSVPLYLDPPNWNQQARRQGSSGVVSQLPPAGMAAAQRTETGMAAGSIRPGSMADQARLAKIPQPEPGLKCPRCDSTNTKFCYFNNYSLSQPRHFCKTCRRYWTRGGALRSVPVGGGCRRNKRSKPSAASSSKTSSAAAASSSGAITPPHFVFHSQLPFMESSLHPLPPDFNFGTTSFSGMQPPVDAADYHLAGGIGAGVVGLESLRLQQMQQFPLFGGGNILDHHLPPPPPPLPLQSISGQYPYGGEGSGFSGGLFPGQATMSKHSNSELISQLASVKMEDSQHPHNFPRNYLGVSRDDQFWNGGGDVGGSGGAAGGWDIPGFNSSSG
- the LOC122003469 gene encoding dof zinc finger protein DOF5.1-like isoform X1, translating into MVFPSVPLYLDPPNWNQQQARRQGSSGVVSQLPPAGMAAAQRTETGMAAGSIRPGSMADQARLAKIPQPEPGLKCPRCDSTNTKFCYFNNYSLSQPRHFCKTCRRYWTRGGALRSVPVGGGCRRNKRSKPSAASSSKTSSAAAASSSGAITPPHFVFHSQLPFMESSLHPLPPDFNFGTTSFSGMQPPVDAADYHLAGGIGAGVVGLESLRLQQMQQFPLFGGGNILDHHLPPPPPPLPLQSISGQYPYGGEGSGFSGGLFPGQATMSKHSNSELISQLASVKMEDSQHPHNFPRNYLGVSRDDQFWNGGGDVGGSGGAAGGWDIPGFNSSSG